The DNA sequence CTGAAACACTCTGCATAACATAACAAGGAGTCAGATTctctttttcagtaaaatattcaCCAGCAGCACCCAATCCCAGCTACATTTACCATATTTCCCCAGGCCATAATTGCATCTGCTATTCCTTTCTCAGCCCAATCGATATCCTCAGTAAATGAGATAAACTGTCAGGTCTGTTCTCCCTATAGCCAAGGGTTCTTGAAGAATGAAATTGttttcctgaagaaatgaaagCCTCTCGCTGAGTTAGACACTGCCGTGACCTTTCATTGCTGAGTGACTCATCCCTTTTCGGTGTGTATTTGGTCTCCCTCCCTGCTATAAGAGCAGCACCAAGTCCCGCTGCCCTGCGCCCGGCGTAGCAGGGAGCCGAGACCTGCAGGTGCCTGTTCACTCCCTCTCCCGGCGCATGAGGTTTTTCCTCTGAGATCACCCGCGTGGCCCTGCCGTCGCTCACGACATCCCGGTGATGTGCAGGCTCAGCGAGCAAGGCTGGAGGCGTGTGGTGGGGAAGGAGAGGTTGaaccctcctcttccctcccagaGTGCTGAGCTCGGGCTAATTCCCCCGCCGGCTCCTCTCCCTCATCTCCATCCATCCCGAGCCTCAGCTTCGGGCCGTCCTCTCGTGGGCTGGTCCCAACACAAGCTTGCTTTCCACTGCCCCTGCTGCGAGGAGCCCATCTTAGACCCTCGCCTAGCGTCACCTCCAATCCTTGCCTTCTTCTCCCCCCAACCCGGGGCTTTTGCATCACCCAGACGGCGTGTTTGTGCGGCTGGCGACCGATGCGGGGGTAAGGGAGCCCGGCGCGCGGCGCGGGCCAGCTGGGGCGTTTGACCCTGTGCACTGCTGAAACCTACTCCAGTGGTCTGCAGCGTTTTACCTccgcaggcagcagctgctggacgGGGCCTGGCCATTGCTTTGCTCAGGCTAAGGAGCCTCTGATGCTCCCGCCGCATTGACTGCTCGTGGCAGTGAGGCGCTGCTGGCACACGGGAGCCTCTCGCCTCCTCGCTTTGCCGGCTGCCTGCGGAAACACAAAGACCCTGGGAACACGGCGTGTTTACACTTGGGTCTCTTTTCAGAGATCTGTGCAAAGTCAAACACAGAATTAAACAGCGCTGAGTCCTCTGTACTTAGCTGCTGCTGATAGTCAGGCATTAGTCATATTTCCTTCTTGTATAGTGTTTTGTACACCGAGCAGAACCGCTTTTCATTTTAGGGAAAGAAAGGGGGTGAACATGTGTGCAAGTGTATATGTGCCTGTTAATTGTGCCTGAATGGCTTTTCTGGACTGTCAGCTCAGAGGGTCTCTGCTAATGTAACAAATCTTGATTGTACTTGAAGCAAATCTTCAAGGAAGGGGGTTATGTAACGAAGCAAGAAACGCTGCCAGATTTCTGGGCCTGATCTTCATCCCATCAATGTCAACAGGAGAATTCCCACCCAGCTTGATTTGGGGGTTGACCCTAACCTGGGTAAAGTAGGCATAACTCTCTGTTCGGGTCTGATTTGCAGACAAGCCCACTGCTGCACTTTGCTGcgccagagaggctgtggggctgtgctgaAAAGCAGACGTTACAGGTGGGATTCCTCTCGCCTGGTTTTAGATATCTTAAAGTCTGGCAACAGATGGGCAAAGAAGGGAGACGGGAacattcatctcatcctaagccAGGAGTCCACAAGAGGTGAAATGAATTGCTTGCTTTCCTGCAGAGCAGTTTCGCACGGTGAGGATGTGCAACTCAGCTGAGGAAACCCGACAGTGCTAAAAGGTCTCTGCCAGTCCATGGAGATGTAGGTGCCAATTCGGGCCCTGGCACAGCCCTCCCAAATCTTTGCCTGAGCTTGTGCCGGCTGGGAGCCAAGGATGAAGCCTGGGTCAGGATGAGTCCCTCTGCCCCTCACCACCCCTGCGAGAGACCGGGGCTCCAGGCACAGTGAGTGGCACAAGCTGAACAGGAGCAGGCACCAAGCAGACCAGGgaccagaaaaagcaaagggatggCCTGGGGGTCCGCTTTCCTGGCTCAGACCCCTGCTCCAGCTTGCCTTCAGGTCTCAGTGTGGGAAGCAGCCTGAGACATGCAGGGCCCAGGGCGCCCAGCTGGTCCCTCCGTGAGCAGGCTCGGCAGCGATGGGATGCCGCAGCTCCCACGGGCCCACCAGATCTGCTGGGCGATGCAGTGTCTTTGATGAGATCCATGGACAAAGACAGAAGAGCTGGGCAGCtttcagaaatgtgtttcctCAGGCAAGGAGGGAGAGAGTTCAGAGCTCTGGTGAAGCTCCAGGGAGGTCCCAGCTCCACAGACTGTGTGCAAACAACAGAGGCCAGACCAGGTCCTGACGTCCTGAAAGTCTTCCCTACTGCAGAGGCAGAAGAACATCTTCTCATTTGTGAATTTAAGCTTTGCCTTTCGATTTCGTCCGGATGAGGTAGGAGCTGACAGTTTCAGAGATGCTCGAGTGCTTTGCTGGACCCCTGCCAGGTGCTGAGCACGTTTCAAGGACCTACCTTGGTCCGTCCTGGCCCAGCACTGCTTCTCTCTGGGGGGACGGAGCCTCACCGCGGACAGTCTCTCCAGGTGGACAGGCAAACAGTGttcccagcagctcccactctgcagAGCCCCCTGAAACTTGTCGCttcctcctgcagcaggcaggcctCCTGCTCCAGCCCGCAGGCCAGCTGGCTTATGTGTTCCTATAAAGCTTTAAAAGAAGCCAGACAACTCATGATTGAAAGCATTAAGTGTTTATTTGCACTTTAGACATATTAACGCTGTCTGAAAGCTAGCTGCGGCTTCCTCTGTGGCACAGAGAAGGTGGGTCGGCACGAGCAGCAGTTGACAGTGAGAAACATTGGGCTTCGTGCCAAAGGGTGCAGAGTTCATGGGCTGGCACTTTCCCACTATTGTCTGATTTTAACAATTATTAAAAATTACATCACTCTTGTCACAAGACCTGAAATATTTGAGCTGTTAGTGGTGAGAATAGCAAGAGGAAAAAGTAAACCACCGCTTGGCAGCCTTCGCTTCCTTGGGAAGCAGGGAACCCCATGGTATTGGTAACAGCCCACCCGGGAGACAGCGCAAACCCTACCCTTGCTGTCTAATCTTTCCTTCACAAGTCTTCAAACCCGTGTTGCCTCTCTTTGGGCAAGGCTGGGAAGATGACTGTAAAACAAGTATTGTTTAAGGTGTGCAGAGAATCTAtttgtatcttaaaaaaataGCAATTGCCATCTATGATGGCAAACAAACTAGGATATCTGACTCTCTTTGGGTCAGTGGATGTCTTCATCTACCCCTTGAACAGTGATTTCAGAAGTGCAAGAGAAGTGTAGGATGACCATTTCTGAATACTCACTAGGGTAAGGCTGAAACTCATGGCTGCTTTGTAAACTGGGCTTCCCACCCATTGCTTAATGGACACGGTCGAAAGCACCAAACTTCTGACTCTGAACGCCTGCTCATTTTTATGAAATTATCAGGAGAGATTTCCACCAAGTTTAGTGTGCAATCAATCAGACTTGCTAGGCACGGGCCTgatatgcaaacacacagctgtTATGAATCTAGGTTTGTGCATGCACAGCCACAAGCAAAGCTACGCACAAAGGCCCTATCATGGACCTATCACTGTGCTCTCACAGCTAcaagcctattaaaaaaaaaatcattgccacATTTCAGATACTGTAGAGTCAAACTTTTCATGCAATGAGTCAGCTGCTATTGATAGTGATCATTAATGGTCACAAATTTAATTATTAACGGCCACAGATTTAATCATTTGATCCATAACTATTACTAGGCCAGCTGTGGTCAGgttaacatacacacacacacacatgtcaggtgtgtgtttgcatgtctaGTTTCTAATAATGCAAGGCTAGATGCAAGAGTAATATGCAGCCACCCACCTGAAGATTTGGAAAATCTCCTGAGATTTGCCTGTTGGAACCAGTGGTTCAGGTTTCTGCAGTCATCACCTTACAGAACATCCGCCTCCAGAAACTTTAAAATGCCACTTTGTTGTTGTCTGCTATATGCTCTTCCGGAAGAGAGTGAGTAAtgctaaaatacttttttcttctgaaaaggagGTGAGCAATAGAGGATAACGCAGGTCCTGAAGCAGCTCAGTCACCCAGGAACAACTTACACAAGAACTGGCACAGCTTAGTCATATATTTAATATCTGATGTTTTTATGaacattttcatttccaaagCACTTCCCCCTAAAATTTGCCCTTACACTACTCCTGCGAGGTAGGTAGTTAATTCCCTTTGCCTCTCCTTAGGTGAAGGAGAGAGTCCTGTCTCAAATCCACATCTTGAGCTGGGTAACTCAGAGCTCATCAGAAAGCTGCTGCTCACAGTGAATGATGTTGATTTTCTTCTCATCCGTCTGGTGACTGGCTTCGCTCCTGAAGAGAGAGCGCAGAGAGTGGctggccctttgctggagagtCCTCACGCGTGACATGCAGTCTTCGCTGGTCATTATGTAGAGCAGGGGGTTCAAGGCACTGTTCAAGCTGGCCAGGCCGCGGGTCacttggtaggaaatgtaaatgtTATTTAAAGTCTGTGTGCAGGACCCTTGCAGTTGCCATCTTCGAGACAACAAGTTGAGGTTTCTGAATATGTGATAGGGGAGGAAGCAGAGTGAGAAGAGGACCATCACAACTATCACCAGTCTGATGCTTCTTCTCCGTAGTCTGGCGTCCACGGTGCTGTTCCTGCAGAGCACCACGACCACATGGCCATAGCATGCGATGATGATGAGAAAGGGGATGACAAAGCCAGTCACGGTAATGGCTGCAGTGTATGGCAAGTAAGCGCCCAGGTTCTTGTACTCCGTCGTGTCGTGGCACCGCGTCCCTGTGTAGTCCATTTTGCTGAAGGCTAAATCGGGCGCTACCTGTGCAATGACCCATACCCAGACCATCACGCTGAGCCACAGGGAAGAGGTGAGAGTCTGGCACCTGCCCCGCATTTTCATCGGGTGCACGATGCCCAGGTACCGGTGGACGCTGATGCAGGTGAGGAAGCCGATGCTGGCGTAGAGGTTGAGATGGAAGAGGCTTCGGGTGAGCCGGCACCAGACCCTGCCGAAGAGCCACACTCTGCCCTGCAAGTAGTAGCTCACCAGGAAGGGCAGCGTGCTGACGTACAGCAGGTCGGCCAGGCCCAGGTTGCCCACCAGCAGGCTCAGGGCGCTGCGGGCGCTCCGCCGCAGTCCGGTGCACAGCTGCCACAGGCCCAGCGCGTTGCCCACCAGCCCCAGGGGGATCACCACCAGATAGACAGCAGGCAAGTAGTGGTGGGCGAAGGCCATGTTCACGGGGCAGGCTGCCCCGCTGCCATTGCCGGGCTGCGGAGCCCAGGCCAGAGCAGCCTCCGTGGCCATGGGGCCGGGGTGGCGGGGGCTCAGCCTGGGGACGTGGGGGGCAGCGGCGGTTCCTCCTGGCCCCGCGCTGCGGCCGCGCCCGCTCGGGCCGGGCAGTGCTGTCCGGGGCGGCGGTGCTTGCGGCAGTGGCGGCGGTGCCCCGGGGTGGCGGTGCCCGGAGGAGGCGGTGTCCGGAGCCGCGGAGTGATGCGCGGGAGCGCGGTGCCCTGGTGCGCGGAGCCGTGGAGCAGAGCCCGGGAGCGCAGTGCCCGGTGCCCTGGTGCCCGGAGCGGTGCCCGGGATCGCGGTGCCCTggtgcgcggagccgcggagcggtGCGCGGGAGCGCGGTGCCCGGTGCGCGGAGCGGTGCGCGGGATCGCGGTGCCCggtgcgcggagccgcggagcggtGTCCGGGATCGCGGTGCCGGGATCGCGGTGCCCGGTGCGCGGAGCGGTGTCCGGGATCGCGGTGCCCGGTGCGCGGAGCGGTGCGCGGGAGCGCGGTGCCCggtgcgcggagccgcggagcggtGTCCGGGATCGCGGTGCCCggtgcgcggagccgcggagcggtGTCCGGGATCGCGGTGCGCGGGATCGCGGTGCCCGGTGCGCGGAGCGGTGTCCGGGATCGCGGTGCGCGGGATCGCGGTGCCCGGtgcgcggagcggcgccgcgaGCGCGTGCCCGGAGCGCGGGGCCCGGCGTGGCGGggcccgcagcgccgcggcccgggcggggAGGGCACTGcggggggcgggccgggcccggccgcttCCCCGCGGGCCGGCAGCGCCGCAGCGCCGCTTGGCCTggccgaggccgggccgggccgcccgggtGCTCCGGGCGCGGGTCGCAGCCTCCCCTGCCGCTCCGGGTTTCCCCCGGGTATTTCGGCGGAGGCAGTTCGCTGGGGCCGGCTCAACACGGAGCGGGAGCTCACGGGGGCTGGATGCCTGATGCCTCCTGCTGCTCGGCGCCTGCTGCCAACCCCCTTCGGATATTTCTGAGCTGGGCGCCAGGGACGTGCAGGCCCCAGCTATTTCTGACTCTGCGTGTGCCTGGCAGGAGCGGGAGGAAGGGGGCAGGGAAGGATGCAAGACGGTGACTCCGTATCAGGCTGGCTAGAGAGGTGGGAGACGTCTCACGAAGGGGGTCAAAGCACCAGCTTTTTAGCTTATTCCCTGTTGCTTTGTTCTGTCCCATTTCAGGTGAGGAGAGACACCCCGTCCCTAGAGAATGGAGGCAACCAGCTGGGAAAATCACACCCGGTGAGCGGGCTCTCGTTTCCAGTCCCAGCACCTTTTCTCCTCATCGCAGTGCTGTGCTGCGACTGTGCTGTGCTGTAAGGCAGCAGAGCCCAGAAATGCTCCATGCTCTCTGGAACGCTTGAAGGAAGGAGCACAAGTGAAAGCAAAGGTCAGCAGTGTTCAGAAAGGCTCCTGCCGAAGGCCTTGGCCCGCTCCAGCAGCCGACTGTCACCAAGGGCTGTGTCAGCACACACAGGTGTGCACAGCTGTTTGGCCTCAGTGCAGACAGCAGTAAACCATGCCCCATGCCCCATGGCTGCACCTTCTTTACAACACGCAGCAACAACCTGCCATGGCTGCTTACTTTTATACACCTCCCCAAAACACAGGCAAAAATTCTCTTCCGCCTCCACCTCTGTGAGATTTTGACAGGAAGTGCAAGAAAGTCTGTGGCTGGGGACATCACGCAGAAGATGCCCAGATATTGCAAGGGTGGGGCAAGAGTTGAAACCAGCAACTTCAAAGAGGACCCCCAAGTTTCCCAGCCCTAAGGAAGGTGAGCTCCCATTTTCGTCTCTGAAAGGTGCTGCGGTCTGAACAAGGCCAGGGATAACTATTGCTGGGAACAAGAGACCGGAGGCCAGCAATCAGGAGAGAGAGCGTTTAGCCTGATGAGTCACAGGGCAAGGACCTTCGCAAAACAACTTCGCCTGCTGGGCTGGGCCCGGGAAAGGGCATGGCCACCTGATTTCTTGGAAGTGAATCTAGAGCAATGTGTGGGAAGAGTGTGCTGCCTCGGGGCAGGGCTCCTCACCAAGTCCTGCCAAGCCATCCTGACAGCTGGACATCTCTGCTGGACTGTGCTCGGGCTCCGGGGTGCCCGGCACAGGTGGTTGGGGCCAGTGTAGGAAAGCACAGGACACTGGATGATCTTGGTTGCTTATTGTGGGTATCTGTGTGTTGACTCCAAAAAGTGTGTGCTAGAGCAGATAAATTCTGGGAAAgggtgtattttatttcttgactATGCAATAAAATCTAGCTGCTACCAACTCGTCCCTGAGATGTGCAGCTTAAAATTCATTTccatggggcaggagagggacaAAGATTCCTGACTTTAGAGGTTTGTAGAGGCTCTGGTGGGACTGCAGTCCTagggcagcacaggcagaggagggGTTAATGGGAGCTCATCCTTCGGGAGAGCAGTGCTCTGTCCTGCACGGGCTCTGCCCCTCTCACCTCCACACTTGCAGGCTCCAGGAGCTGCATGTTGGTCCTGCAGCCTGGTGTTGGGCTGGCACTTGTGGAGCTGCTTCACGGGGGTGAGAGGAACAAGCCGGGGTGGGTCCCTCTCATCCCCGGagcatcagcccctggggaaactgaggcagagattgCAGCTGGCCACGAGGACTGCTGTAATCACGGGAAGGATCACAGACCGCTCGCAGCTTCTCAGCAGGGTAAGCAGCACTCCTTCCGCCCCCAAAATAAAGGCCTGGGACTAGGGTGCTCCTGCCACGGgaagggagggagctggggggctgctcCGTGTGCTGAGGGGAGGGGAGACGGAGCGGGACTGGCTGCAGAGAGGCTCCAGGCCCCCGGCAGCGGCCAGCCTGGCTCTCCGGCCGTTGGTGGCAGGGACACGGCTGTTTTGCCACCGCTGGCCCGGGCCTGTTTTGCTGGTGCCAAGAAATAACACCCCCTTCATCCGGCGGCTGCGATGCGAAGAGCGCGCAGGAGGGCGGTTTCCTTTCCCACCCGCCTGTGGCCACGGAGGTTTGATCTCCGTTTTGCCGAGGAGCGGCGGTtggggcagcggcgccggggatcGGCTCctccggggggggccgggggtccCCTGGGGCGccgcagcagggtcacccctgccgCCACTGCCACCCCGCCGCGGCACGGGGAGCCAGGCTGCCCCGGAGCTCCCTCTGCCCCGGCTCCTGGCTCGTGCAGCCGCGACGCCCCTGCCAGCGAGTTCAGGGCAAGGGCAGGCCGCGGCGCCGCTGTGGTTCGTGTGGGTCTCAAGCACCTCGCCTGGGCGACTGGTTTTTGGGTAACCAGTTCAGGGCTGCTCACCAGCGCCAAACGCCTGGCTCCATCTACTTTTATTTTACGGAGCACTGCACTTTAATGCTCGGGGAGGTACCTGGAAATATTTGGCATTGATGAAGGGCTCACCTAGCCCCTTCTCAGCAAGGCCAGCACCATGCATTAAAAAATCATCAATCACAAGAATGGCTTGACGCAAAGGAAACCCTGAAATATGGGATTTACGCTCGCGGTTTCTCCTTCCGCAGCAGCAGGGTGCAGCTGCTACGTGTGCTTGCTCTGAGACGAGCAGTGACCTATCGCCCGCCGGTGGCTGTCGTTATGCCGTTATGTGCGCAGATACGGTGCTACGCTCTGGGGGAGGCGGGATTTGTCTTCTGGGTTTTAAGCTCTATGGGTAACCGTAATCCTCTTTGAATAACCATGTATTTGACATCTCTCACTGACCCAAAACAGCAGGCAAAGACCAGGACCTGCTGCATCCGATGCTGTGTTAAACATGGTTCTCAAATAACGACGTTTCCAGAGAAGCTGGGCTTTAGAGGGAATAGCAAATATTGTGAGACTCACAGTCAAATTGCAAGAGTCAGTTTCCCTATGTTCTTAGGGAAAAATAACTCTGATTTATTTGGATTCGCTAATTTATTATTTAGATGTTTTCTGTTTCGCGAATCAGAGAGTGATGACATTTTCCAGCAAAAAAGGAAACTATAGCGAGGAGGTATGTTAAGTCATTTCTGTTTGAGATAGGAATTTCCCGTTGCCATTTAAAAAACCACAACCTGCTGGTTTTTATCCTCAGCCAGAGATGGTCGGGCAGCATTTGATAAGAGGCTGTGAGCCCTCGTagcctctccctgccaggaaATCACCGGCTGCTGGCGGCTGGGACCCGGCATGCTGAAAGGAGAACTGGCTGAAAACCAGGATTTTTCAGTACGCGTAACATGTCTTATCCATGTCAGCAGACGATCGCTGTGGTTTTAAAGTCTAACGTAAGCCTCGTGTCACTGTGTTTTTGGCATTTCCATtgcagaggttaaaaaaaaaagccaaagaagtGGCAGAACAGGCCACATTCATTCTGCAGTTTGCTGCCTGCCAGAGATTCGCGGAGTCCTTGATGTCAAGCTGAATTAATAATTTGTATACGGGCAGAGTACCAGATCATCACCATAAATAATTCTCTTTGTAAACAGTGCTTTATTGCCTGAGCAGCCAGTCTCCCTTTTTTGTCTGAAGAGGTGACTGAAAACCATCACCGacactggttttgtttttgacCCCAGGCTGGACAGCCTGGATGCATCTGCGTGGCGCCGTGCCCTGCGATCCGTGCCCTGCGATCCGTGTCCTGCGATCCGTGTCCTGCGATCCGTGCCCTGCGATCCATGCCCTCCTGGCAGCCAGCAGGGAAACGTGCCCCGTTGCGGCTGCTCAGGCCCTTTAGAAGAACTGATGGAGGTCACAGCAACGTAAGAGCAAAGGGGCCGAATTTAACCCAGGATAATACGCTTTAATCATGTTTTCAATACTTCAATACcctctgtttttctcttgctcATTTTTAAGCTGCCTGAATCGCAGATGCATCCAGGTGGTTGAGCACCGGGTCATGCCTTGCTGCCAGCAGCTGAGCTTGCCGCCAGCAGCAGGGCTCCCAGCAGTGACCCCGATGGCAGGTCCCCCCTCACGGGCAGGCCAAGACAAGCTCCACACCTAGGTgagcacatttttattttccatgaatACGAACCTAAAATGTTCAGCTCTCACCCGGACACATAACTTAAAATGTTGCTCTGTTCTAGTTGCCCTTCTCATCCAGCCACGGGAAGCATGTAGCCTCTGCACAGTTAAATAGAGGCCATTAGAGGGCATTTAGACTTCATTTTTGAATAACCCTAAAGGATTATCCTGgtgagaaaataaaagcagagctGTAGAGTAGCTTTCCTGGGCTGATCTTGCCTAGCTGGAGCGGCTCCAGGCCATCGGGAGGCAGCCCCAACTCATCTTTGcgatttgttttctcttttactgCCTTTGTTTTGGCCTTAGCTTTTAGGGTTTGTGCTTGGATATTAGGTGGTATGTCTGGTGCTGCGGAGCGTTGTCTCCTGCGTCTGAGTTCCTCGCTTGCCGAAGCCCTGCCAAACCACCAGCGCTTTGGAAAGAAGGAGGCCAGGCGGAGCAGGAAGGTTTGTGTTTATTCTGGAGAGATGCGGGGAAGGTGAATTGGAGCTGCCATGAGGAGGACGCCTCTGCTGATGCCCAGAAACGCGGCTGTTCGTTTGCTGGGCGGATATTGTGGGATAACTGAGTGCGTGTGAACTGTGGAGCTGTGCAACCCAAAGCGGAGATAACCTGTGGTGTGAGGCCCGTCCTGCCCGCTCCGTCCCTGGCGGGTCGGGCAGAGCGGGTCCCGCAAGGGATCTGGTCTACCTGATGCTTGAGGCGGTCTCTCTCAGCCCCCGCATAGCCACAGAGCAGAGCCGTGCACGTGGCACGCGACGGAGGAACGGCATCACCTGGCCCTCTCCAAAAACCCCACCAGTCCCAGCCCCCGTCCTGCAAAGGAGCAATTCCCAGTTTCTCAGGTGGGTTCCTGCTCGGAGGCAGGGATTTCCCCATTTCCCCAGACCTCTGCATGAGGCCGTGCCGCACGATGTCCCCTGGGAGCCTAGGTTGCCATCCTACCTCTCAGGAGGAGCGGACACAGCCCAGATGGAGAAAAAGGGGCAGGATGCATCCCTGGCCTGGCTTGATGTC is a window from the Apteryx mantelli isolate bAptMan1 chromosome 18, bAptMan1.hap1, whole genome shotgun sequence genome containing:
- the LOC106500127 gene encoding P2Y purinoceptor 1-like, translating into MATEAALAWAPQPGNGSGAACPVNMAFAHHYLPAVYLVVIPLGLVGNALGLWQLCTGLRRSARSALSLLVGNLGLADLLYVSTLPFLVSYYLQGRVWLFGRVWCRLTRSLFHLNLYASIGFLTCISVHRYLGIVHPMKMRGRCQTLTSSLWLSVMVWVWVIAQVAPDLAFSKMDYTGTRCHDTTEYKNLGAYLPYTAAITVTGFVIPFLIIIACYGHVVVVLCRNSTVDARLRRRSIRLVIVVMVLFSLCFLPYHIFRNLNLLSRRWQLQGSCTQTLNNIYISYQVTRGLASLNSALNPLLYIMTSEDCMSRVRTLQQRASHSLRSLFRSEASHQTDEKKINIIHCEQQLSDEL